In Arthrobacter citreus, a single genomic region encodes these proteins:
- a CDS encoding cold shock domain-containing protein has protein sequence MQGKVKWFNAEKGFGFIEREDGDDVFVHFSAINADGYKSLEEGQEVSFEIVEGNRGPQAANVTKI, from the coding sequence ATGCAAGGTAAAGTAAAATGGTTTAATGCAGAAAAAGGTTTTGGATTTATCGAGCGCGAAGATGGAGACGATGTATTCGTACATTTCTCAGCAATTAACGCAGACGGCTACAAATCTTTAGAAGAAGGCCAAGAAGTTAGCTTCGAAATCGTTGAAGGTAACCGTGGACCTCAAGCTGCTAACGTTACTAAAATTTAA
- the secA gene encoding preprotein translocase subunit SecA yields the protein MLGMIKKVFDLNQRQLNKMQKQVDQVISLQDQYAKLTDDELRGKTFEFKERIQKGETLDDILADAFAVVREGATRVLGMTPYPVQLLGGISLHEGNISEMKTGEGKTLTSALPVYLNALSGEGVHVVTVNEYLATRDAREMGQLYEFLGLTVGLNLNSMEPDEKREAYACDITYNTNNELGFDYLRDNMVVYAEQRVQRPLNYAIIDEVDSILIDEARTPLIISGQAKQSAQAYIAANAFVGMLKLDKDYTYDVKTKSVLLTEDGISRAEKAFGVENLFDLKNVNLNHHITQALRAHVTMTHDVDYVVQDGEIVIVDQFTGRLMKGRRYSEGLHQAIEAKEGLKVQNESMTLATITFQNYFRMYKKLSGMTGTAKTEEEEFRNIYNMNVLVIPTNRPIARMDKPDLVFKSMNGKFNAVVDEIVERHKAGQPVLVGTVAIETSELIAQLLKRKGVKHEVLNAKNHEREADIIALAGHQGAVTIATNMAGRGTDIKLGEGVRELGGLAVIGTERHESRRIDNQLRGRSGRQGDPGVTTFYLSMEDELMRRFGSDNLSVMMDRLGLDDSQPIESKMVSRAVESAQKRVEGNNFDARKQLLQYDDVLRQQREVIYAQRSEVIDSTDLQPIVKSMIEGTINRVVQAHTPNEQLQEEWNVEGIVDFLEANLLNEDEVAVEQLRVIEPDEMVELIQKVVFERYEEKQAVLPEEQMREFEKVVLLRTVDGKWMAHIDAMDQLREGIHLRAYAQIDPLREYQMEGFAMFEEMIASIEEEVSRIIMKAEIEADVEREAVQGEAIHVSNDGEGEVKKKPIVKGEEIGRNEDCPCGSGKKYKNCHGKGI from the coding sequence ATGCTTGGAATGATAAAAAAGGTTTTTGACCTTAATCAACGACAATTAAATAAAATGCAAAAACAGGTTGATCAAGTTATATCTTTACAAGATCAGTATGCTAAATTAACTGATGATGAACTTAGAGGTAAAACATTTGAGTTTAAAGAGCGTATCCAAAAAGGTGAAACACTTGATGATATTTTGGCTGATGCGTTTGCTGTAGTTCGTGAAGGTGCTACTCGTGTACTAGGTATGACTCCATATCCTGTGCAGTTATTAGGTGGAATCTCATTACATGAAGGTAATATTTCAGAAATGAAAACTGGGGAAGGTAAAACATTAACATCTGCTTTACCAGTTTACTTAAATGCATTGAGTGGAGAAGGTGTTCATGTTGTTACAGTCAACGAATACTTAGCTACTCGTGATGCTCGAGAAATGGGTCAATTATATGAATTCTTAGGACTGACAGTTGGTCTTAATTTAAATAGCATGGAACCTGATGAGAAGCGTGAAGCATATGCATGTGATATAACGTATAATACAAATAATGAATTAGGCTTCGATTACCTACGTGATAACATGGTTGTTTACGCAGAACAACGCGTACAACGACCGTTAAACTATGCAATTATTGATGAGGTTGACTCAATTTTAATTGACGAAGCACGTACGCCATTAATCATTTCTGGACAGGCGAAACAATCTGCCCAAGCGTATATTGCGGCAAATGCATTTGTTGGAATGCTTAAGCTAGACAAGGATTACACGTATGATGTAAAAACAAAATCAGTTCTATTAACTGAAGATGGTATTTCACGCGCAGAGAAAGCTTTCGGCGTTGAAAACCTATTTGATTTAAAAAATGTTAATCTAAACCATCATATCACTCAGGCATTGCGTGCTCATGTTACAATGACGCATGATGTTGATTATGTAGTTCAAGATGGGGAAATTGTGATCGTTGACCAATTTACAGGTCGTTTAATGAAAGGTCGCCGTTACAGTGAAGGTCTTCACCAAGCGATCGAGGCTAAAGAAGGATTAAAAGTCCAAAACGAAAGTATGACGCTTGCGACAATTACTTTCCAAAACTACTTCCGTATGTATAAAAAGCTTTCTGGTATGACAGGTACAGCTAAAACTGAGGAAGAAGAGTTCCGTAATATTTACAATATGAATGTTCTTGTTATTCCTACGAATCGTCCAATCGCTCGTATGGATAAACCGGATCTTGTATTTAAATCAATGAATGGTAAATTTAACGCTGTTGTTGATGAAATTGTAGAGCGCCACAAAGCGGGCCAACCAGTTCTTGTTGGTACAGTTGCGATCGAAACTTCAGAGTTAATTGCTCAATTATTAAAACGTAAAGGTGTAAAGCATGAAGTATTAAATGCTAAAAACCATGAACGTGAAGCTGATATTATCGCTTTAGCTGGACATCAAGGAGCAGTTACGATTGCGACAAACATGGCCGGTCGTGGTACAGATATTAAATTAGGTGAAGGCGTACGTGAACTTGGCGGATTAGCTGTTATTGGTACAGAGCGACATGAGAGTCGTCGTATTGATAATCAGTTACGTGGTCGTTCTGGTCGTCAAGGTGACCCAGGGGTGACAACTTTCTACCTATCAATGGAAGATGAGTTAATGCGTCGATTCGGCTCAGATAATTTATCGGTAATGATGGACCGTCTAGGCTTAGATGATTCTCAACCGATTGAAAGTAAAATGGTTTCTCGTGCGGTTGAATCAGCACAAAAACGAGTAGAGGGTAATAACTTTGATGCTCGTAAACAATTACTTCAATACGATGATGTTTTACGTCAACAACGTGAAGTTATTTATGCTCAGCGTTCTGAAGTTATTGATTCAACTGATTTACAACCAATCGTAAAGAGTATGATTGAAGGAACTATTAACAGAGTAGTTCAAGCACATACACCAAACGAACAACTTCAAGAAGAGTGGAATGTAGAAGGAATCGTTGATTTCTTAGAAGCTAACTTGTTAAATGAAGATGAAGTTGCAGTTGAACAATTACGAGTAATTGAGCCAGATGAAATGGTTGAGTTAATTCAAAAAGTAGTATTTGAACGATACGAAGAAAAACAAGCAGTTCTACCAGAAGAACAAATGCGTGAGTTCGAAAAGGTTGTACTATTACGTACAGTTGATGGTAAGTGGATGGCTCATATCGATGCAATGGATCAACTTCGTGAAGGTATCCATTTACGTGCATACGCACAAATCGATCCATTACGTGAATATCAAATGGAAGGTTTTGCAATGTTTGAAGAGATGATTGCTTCTATTGAAGAAGAAGTATCTCGCATCATTATGAAAGCTGAAATTGAAGCCGATGTAGAGCGTGAAGCTGTACAAGGTGAAGCGATTCATGTAAGTAATGACGGTGAAGGTGAAGTTAAGAAAAAGCCAATCGTAAAAGGCGAAGAAATTGGTCGTAATGAAGATTGTCCTTGTGGATCAGGTAAGAAGTATAAAAACTGCCACGGTAAAGGAATCTAA
- the ftsE gene encoding cell division ATP-binding protein FtsE, which translates to MIELKDVYKTYPNGVLAVNGINVKIRQGEFVYVVGPSGAGKSTFIKMMYREEKPSKGSILINGIDLSHMKDKKVPLLRRNIGVVFQDYKLLPTLSVYENIAFALEVIEENPKTIKKRVMEVLELVKLKHKARFLPTELSGGEQQRVSIARSIVNRPKVVIADEPTGNLDPETTWEIMDIFKEINDRGTTVVMATHNKEIVNTIKRRVIAIESGKIVRDQARGVYGYES; encoded by the coding sequence ATGATTGAGTTAAAAGATGTATACAAGACCTATCCTAATGGTGTTCTTGCGGTAAATGGTATTAATGTAAAAATTCGCCAAGGTGAATTTGTTTATGTCGTTGGACCAAGTGGTGCCGGTAAGTCGACATTCATTAAAATGATGTATCGTGAAGAAAAACCATCAAAGGGTTCGATCTTAATTAATGGAATTGATTTAAGCCATATGAAGGATAAAAAGGTTCCTTTACTACGCCGAAATATAGGTGTAGTATTCCAAGACTATAAGTTATTACCGACATTATCAGTTTATGAAAATATTGCATTTGCACTTGAAGTTATTGAAGAAAATCCGAAAACAATAAAGAAGAGAGTTATGGAAGTACTTGAACTTGTTAAGTTAAAACATAAAGCTCGATTCTTACCTACTGAGCTTTCTGGTGGAGAACAGCAGCGTGTTTCGATTGCACGTTCTATTGTAAACAGACCAAAAGTAGTGATCGCCGATGAGCCGACGGGTAACCTAGACCCTGAGACTACTTGGGAAATTATGGATATATTTAAAGAAATCAATGATCGTGGAACAACTGTAGTAATGGCTACACATAATAAAGAAATTGTAAATACGATTAAGCGACGTGTTATTGCAATTGAATCTGGAAAAATTGTACGCGACCAAGCGAGAGGAGTGTACGGTTATGAAAGCTAG
- the raiA gene encoding ribosome-associated translation inhibitor RaiA: MMLNIRGENIEITPAIRDYVDKKLSRFDRYFDEELTARVNAKVFHDKQRIEVTIPGTYMLLRAEEEHADLYAAVDLVIDKLDRQIRKHKTKVNRKLREKGSLKFMFAPSTTEAAVAVEEHENDIELVRTKQFDLKPMDAEEAVLQMNMLGHNFFVFLNGDTNKTNIVYARKDGRYGLIEAK; the protein is encoded by the coding sequence ATGATGCTAAACATCCGAGGCGAAAATATTGAAATTACTCCAGCAATTCGTGACTATGTAGATAAAAAGTTATCACGATTTGATCGTTATTTTGACGAAGAGTTAACAGCTAGAGTTAATGCTAAGGTATTCCACGACAAGCAAAGAATTGAAGTAACTATTCCTGGAACGTATATGTTATTACGTGCAGAAGAAGAACATGCAGATTTATATGCAGCTGTTGATTTAGTTATTGATAAACTAGATCGTCAAATTAGAAAACACAAAACAAAAGTTAATCGTAAACTACGAGAAAAAGGTTCATTAAAATTTATGTTTGCACCATCTACTACTGAAGCAGCTGTTGCAGTAGAAGAGCATGAAAATGATATTGAGTTAGTTCGTACAAAGCAATTTGATTTAAAACCTATGGATGCAGAAGAAGCTGTATTACAAATGAATATGCTAGGCCATAACTTCTTTGTATTCTTAAATGGCGATACAAATAAAACCAACATCGTTTATGCTAGAAAAGATGGACGTTATGGTTTAATTGAAGCTAAATAA
- the prfB gene encoding peptide chain release factor 2 (programmed frameshift), producing MELVEVKQELEKMAKRLQAFRGSLDVETKQARLEELEAFMSEPNFWDDQKAAQVVISEVSGLKEVINEFNDLDEGYENLEITYELVKEEDDKELFEELVSEVKVLTVKLNDFELQLLLSEPYDKNNAILELHPGAGGTESQDWGSMLLRMYTRWAEKRGFKVETLDYLPGDEAGIKSVTLAIKGHNAYGYLKAEKGVHRLVRISPFDSSGRRHTSFVSCEIMPEFNEEIEIEVRTEDLKIDTYRASGAGGQHINTTDSAVRITHTPTNTVVTCQSERSQIKNRESAMKMLKAKLYQRKIEEQQAQLDEIRGEQKEIGWGSQIRSYVFHPYSMVKDHRTNAEVGNVQAVMDGGLDPFIDAYLRSKI from the exons ATGGAATTAGTAGAAGTAAAGCAAGAATTAGAAAAGATGGCGAAACGCCTTCAAGCATTTAGGGGGTCTCTT GACGTCGAAACAAAACAAGCAAGATTAGAAGAGCTTGAAGCGTTTATGTCAGAACCGAATTTTTGGGATGATCAAAAAGCTGCACAAGTAGTAATTAGCGAAGTAAGTGGTTTAAAAGAAGTAATCAATGAATTTAATGATTTAGATGAAGGTTATGAGAACCTAGAAATAACTTATGAATTAGTTAAAGAAGAAGACGACAAAGAGCTATTTGAAGAATTAGTTTCTGAAGTAAAAGTATTAACAGTTAAGTTAAATGACTTTGAGCTTCAGTTACTTTTAAGTGAACCATATGATAAGAATAATGCAATTTTAGAATTACACCCAGGAGCGGGTGGAACTGAGTCACAAGACTGGGGTTCTATGTTGTTACGTATGTATACAAGATGGGCTGAAAAACGTGGATTTAAAGTAGAAACATTAGACTACTTACCAGGTGACGAAGCTGGTATTAAAAGTGTAACTTTAGCAATTAAAGGACACAATGCATACGGGTATTTAAAAGCGGAAAAAGGTGTACATCGTTTAGTACGTATATCTCCATTTGACTCTTCAGGTCGCAGACATACTTCATTCGTTTCTTGTGAAATTATGCCAGAATTTAATGAAGAGATTGAAATTGAAGTTCGTACGGAAGATTTAAAAATTGATACGTACCGTGCAAGTGGAGCAGGTGGTCAGCATATTAATACGACTGACTCAGCAGTTCGTATTACACATACACCGACTAATACAGTTGTTACTTGTCAGTCAGAACGCTCACAAATTAAAAACCGTGAATCTGCAATGAAAATGTTAAAAGCAAAACTATATCAACGTAAAATAGAAGAGCAACAAGCTCAATTAGATGAGATCCGTGGAGAACAAAAAGAAATTGGCTGGGGAAGTCAAATTCGTTCATATGTTTTCCATCCTTACTCAATGGTTAAAGATCACCGAACAAATGCTGAAGTAGGTAATGTTCAGGCAGTAATGGATGGTGGACTTGATCCATTTATCGATGCTTACTTACGTTCAAAGATTTAA
- a CDS encoding ABC transporter permease, whose translation MKARTARRHVREGLRSLKRNGWMTFASVSAVAVTLMLVGVFLTVILNVNHIGTTLEKDVEVRVLVDLTANKKQQAILKEEIQKLDHVTTVKFSSKDQELNNLIKSMGEDGKAFQLFEQQNPLNDTYIVKTDSPEQIAPVAKKIEGLKYIDEVIYGKKQVQKLFNAVSVGRNIGLVLIFGLLFTAMFLISNTIKITIMARRREIEIMRLVGATNNFIRWPFLLEGLLLGVLGSVIPIVILLTGYKVIYNMLMPKLAGTMFTLLPFSPFVYQLSAVLIAIGAVIGMWGSVMSIRKFLRK comes from the coding sequence ATGAAAGCTAGAACTGCAAGAAGACATGTTCGCGAAGGACTTCGTAGTTTAAAGAGAAATGGTTGGATGACTTTTGCATCAGTAAGTGCTGTTGCAGTTACATTGATGCTTGTTGGTGTATTTTTAACTGTAATTTTAAATGTTAATCATATCGGAACAACTTTAGAAAAAGATGTTGAAGTACGTGTATTAGTTGATTTAACAGCAAATAAAAAACAGCAAGCTATTTTAAAAGAAGAAATTCAAAAATTAGATCATGTAACGACTGTTAAGTTCTCGTCGAAAGATCAAGAACTAAATAATCTAATTAAAAGCATGGGTGAAGATGGGAAAGCATTCCAACTATTTGAGCAACAAAACCCATTAAATGATACGTATATCGTTAAAACAGATTCTCCTGAGCAAATTGCTCCTGTAGCGAAAAAAATTGAAGGTTTAAAATATATTGACGAAGTAATCTATGGTAAAAAACAAGTACAAAAATTATTTAATGCCGTTTCTGTAGGTCGTAACATCGGTTTAGTACTGATTTTCGGACTATTGTTTACTGCAATGTTCCTAATCTCTAATACAATTAAAATAACGATTATGGCAAGACGCCGTGAAATTGAGATTATGAGATTAGTGGGGGCAACTAATAACTTTATTCGTTGGCCGTTCTTATTAGAAGGATTGTTACTAGGGGTATTAGGTTCAGTTATTCCTATCGTTATACTATTAACTGGCTATAAGGTCATTTATAATATGCTAATGCCAAAATTGGCAGGAACAATGTTTACATTACTACCATTTTCACCGTTTGTGTACCAACTATCTGCTGTTTTAATAGCTATTGGTGCTGTAATAGGTATGTGGGGTTCTGTTATGTCTATTCGTAAGTTTTTACGTAAATAA
- a CDS encoding cytochrome c, whose amino-acid sequence MLLTMAACGSNNNNNTSDTKDSSEPASVANGEKLFKQTCASCHGGNLEGIIGPSLKKVGAKYSEKDIENIIHDGRGSMPSGVLKGNEAKSVAMWLATKK is encoded by the coding sequence ATGTTGTTAACAATGGCAGCGTGTGGATCAAATAATAACAACAATACAAGCGATACTAAAGATTCAAGTGAGCCGGCTTCAGTTGCAAACGGTGAAAAATTATTTAAACAAACTTGTGCTAGCTGCCACGGTGGAAATTTAGAAGGCATAATCGGGCCAAGTTTAAAAAAAGTCGGAGCGAAATATTCTGAAAAAGATATAGAAAATATTATTCATGATGGTAGAGGATCAATGCCTAGTGGAGTTTTAAAAGGAAATGAAGCGAAGAGTGTAGCGATGTGGTTAGCTACTAAAAAATAA
- a CDS encoding YitT family protein, giving the protein MKKVKYSTALTVGWGKTFFDYFFVLIGSAIIAIAFCVFLLPNHIASGGVSGISTILKSTMGFNPAFVQWAFNIPLFIAGVIFLGRQFGAKTLVGTIFIPLVVYLVDLYNVKPATDNPLLASIFGGLFIGLGLGIVFRGKASTGGTDLGAQIVHKYTGLSLGICVAFIDGLIVLISAIVFNLESGMYALIALFVTSKTIDLVQIGLARSKMALIITSEVEQVTNAIVHELDRGVTKLTGVGGYTNEDRLVLMCVLDQTEFSSLRDIVQSIDRQAFITVVDATEVLGEGFTNLT; this is encoded by the coding sequence TTGAAAAAGGTTAAATATTCAACTGCTCTTACTGTAGGGTGGGGAAAAACGTTTTTTGATTATTTTTTCGTTTTAATTGGTTCAGCTATTATAGCTATTGCATTCTGTGTATTTTTATTACCAAACCATATTGCTTCTGGAGGAGTAAGTGGAATCTCGACTATTCTAAAAAGTACTATGGGATTTAACCCAGCTTTTGTACAGTGGGCATTTAATATTCCTTTATTTATAGCGGGTGTTATTTTTTTAGGGCGTCAATTTGGAGCAAAAACATTAGTTGGAACAATTTTTATTCCGCTAGTAGTTTATTTAGTTGATCTATACAATGTAAAGCCTGCAACTGATAACCCACTCTTGGCATCTATATTTGGTGGACTTTTTATTGGTTTAGGTCTGGGGATTGTTTTCCGCGGAAAAGCATCAACAGGTGGAACAGATTTAGGAGCCCAAATCGTTCATAAATATACTGGTTTATCACTTGGTATTTGTGTAGCATTCATCGATGGTTTAATTGTTCTTATCTCTGCAATCGTATTTAATCTTGAAAGTGGTATGTATGCACTGATTGCACTATTTGTTACAAGTAAAACAATTGATTTAGTTCAAATTGGTCTTGCTAGATCAAAAATGGCACTTATTATTACATCAGAAGTAGAGCAAGTAACAAACGCAATTGTTCACGAATTAGATCGCGGTGTAACAAAGCTAACAGGTGTTGGCGGATATACTAATGAAGACCGTCTAGTATTAATGTGTGTATTAGATCAAACAGAATTTTCTTCCTTACGTGACATCGTTCAGTCAATCGATCGACAAGCATTCATCACAGTCGTGGATGCAACAGAGGTTCTTGGTGAAGGATTCACAAATTTGACATAA
- a CDS encoding peptidoglycan DD-metalloendopeptidase family protein: MNRRQSSKVITVMLCSTFIIGAIPSVSFAESKYQSEIDRIKTKRSEVKEKTDATNNKIADIKHDQQAVVAELEKLDARMKVTKQKVNQTEDAVNSGKVQISKLKEEIKFIEERIESRQELLKNRMRSLQKAGGMVSYIDVILGANSFGDLIQRMSAVQTIMKADEDIIKQQNSDLKEVSAKKDDLTAKQAKIESDLASLKRLNNQLTSQVSEKNKLMASLKERESEAHEDVLNLKEQDQLLASQQAAMQKALEIAKKQAEERAKKEAAEKAAAAKAAAEAAKRKAEAEKNKPSTSSSHSSGSGSSGNSSSSTGSSDSTPTVSSGNFTRPANGYISSGFGQRSFEGGEFHEGVDIASAGSVPVVAAADGVVIRAYVSSTYGNCVFITHNIDGQVWTTVYAHLASFNVSTGQTVSKGMQIGYMGNSGHSTGQHLHFELHKGEWNYAKTNAVDPMKYINF; the protein is encoded by the coding sequence ATGAACAGGAGACAATCATCGAAAGTAATAACGGTTATGTTATGCAGTACTTTCATAATCGGTGCTATCCCATCCGTTTCTTTTGCTGAAAGTAAGTACCAATCTGAAATTGACCGCATCAAAACGAAGCGTAGTGAGGTTAAGGAAAAGACGGATGCAACTAACAACAAAATTGCGGACATTAAACATGACCAGCAAGCAGTTGTTGCAGAGCTTGAAAAACTTGATGCCCGAATGAAAGTAACTAAGCAAAAAGTTAACCAAACGGAAGATGCAGTTAATAGTGGGAAAGTGCAGATTTCAAAACTAAAGGAAGAAATTAAGTTTATTGAGGAGCGTATTGAGTCTCGTCAAGAATTATTGAAAAACCGCATGCGATCTCTTCAAAAAGCTGGGGGAATGGTATCCTATATTGATGTCATTCTAGGCGCTAATAGTTTCGGAGATTTAATTCAACGAATGAGTGCTGTACAAACTATTATGAAGGCAGACGAAGACATTATTAAACAGCAAAACTCTGACTTAAAAGAAGTCAGTGCTAAAAAAGATGATTTGACAGCAAAGCAAGCAAAAATTGAAAGTGATTTAGCGAGCTTAAAGAGGCTTAATAATCAACTTACAAGTCAAGTAAGTGAAAAGAACAAATTAATGGCTTCCTTAAAAGAGCGAGAAAGCGAAGCCCATGAAGATGTATTAAATTTAAAAGAACAAGATCAACTTTTAGCTAGTCAACAAGCTGCAATGCAAAAGGCACTTGAAATAGCTAAGAAACAAGCTGAAGAAAGAGCCAAGAAAGAAGCTGCGGAAAAAGCAGCAGCTGCAAAAGCTGCCGCAGAAGCAGCTAAACGTAAGGCTGAAGCAGAAAAAAATAAGCCATCTACTAGTTCAAGTCATTCAAGTGGATCTGGAAGCTCAGGAAACTCTAGTAGTTCAACAGGAAGCTCTGATAGTACTCCAACAGTGTCTAGCGGAAACTTTACAAGACCAGCTAACGGTTACATCTCCTCTGGATTTGGTCAGCGTTCATTCGAAGGCGGGGAATTCCATGAAGGAGTTGACATTGCCTCAGCAGGTAGTGTACCAGTTGTAGCAGCAGCTGATGGAGTTGTTATACGTGCTTACGTCTCATCTACTTATGGTAATTGTGTATTCATTACACATAATATAGATGGACAAGTATGGACAACTGTATATGCTCACTTAGCTAGTTTTAACGTATCAACAGGACAAACTGTTTCAAAAGGTATGCAAATTGGTTATATGGGTAATTCAGGTCACTCTACTGGACAACATTTACACTTTGAATTACATAAAGGTGAATGGAATTACGCTAAAACAAATGCAGTAGATCCGATGAAATATATAAATTTTTAA
- a CDS encoding catalase, whose product MTSNRLTTNQGVPIGDNQNSLTAGRRGPTLLEDYQLIEKLAHFDRERVPERVVHARGAGAHGVFITKNSMKKYTKAKFLQDAGTETPVFARFSTVIHGMHSPETLRDPRGFAVKFYTEDGNYDFVGNNLPIFFIRDAMKFPDMVHSLKPDPRTNLQTPNRYWDFMSLTPESTNMLLHVFSDEGIPANYRQMRGSSVHAYKWVNEYGNTVYIKLRWVPKQGIENLSMEEASEVQGKDFNHASRDLYDSIENGDFPEWDLYVQVLNPADMDDFDFDPLDPTKDWFEDVIPRQFVGTMILNKNPENIFAETESVGFNPGVLVPGMLPSEDKLLQGRLFSYSDTQRYRIGANYMQLPINCPFAKVANGQRDGHMPIGQQTHQINFEPNSYSDTPKEDTNYVEVAQPLNGVSERKKIEKTNDFGHAGEVWNRYSKAEQDAVIKNISADMADVDEKIKLRAVCNFYRADANLGERLANKLGIDLTPYLQHLPK is encoded by the coding sequence ATGACAAGTAACCGTTTAACAACAAATCAAGGTGTTCCTATTGGAGATAATCAAAATTCACTTACGGCAGGGCGTAGAGGTCCTACTTTATTAGAGGATTATCAATTAATTGAAAAGCTAGCTCATTTTGACCGTGAAAGAGTACCTGAACGTGTTGTACATGCACGTGGGGCTGGTGCACATGGTGTTTTCATTACTAAAAATAGTATGAAAAAATACACGAAAGCTAAATTTCTACAAGATGCTGGTACGGAAACACCGGTATTTGCTCGTTTTTCAACAGTTATTCATGGAATGCATTCTCCTGAAACACTACGTGACCCTCGAGGGTTTGCTGTAAAATTCTATACTGAAGATGGAAACTATGACTTTGTTGGCAATAATCTACCAATATTCTTTATTCGTGACGCAATGAAATTCCCTGATATGGTTCATTCGTTAAAGCCGGATCCAAGAACAAACTTACAAACACCTAACCGATATTGGGATTTTATGTCACTAACGCCTGAGTCAACAAATATGTTATTACATGTATTTTCTGATGAAGGTATTCCAGCGAACTACCGTCAAATGAGAGGTTCAAGTGTTCATGCATATAAGTGGGTAAACGAATACGGGAATACCGTATATATAAAACTTCGTTGGGTACCAAAGCAGGGAATTGAAAATCTTTCAATGGAAGAAGCTAGTGAAGTTCAAGGTAAAGATTTTAACCATGCGAGCCGTGATTTATATGATTCAATTGAAAATGGGGATTTCCCAGAATGGGACTTATATGTTCAAGTATTAAATCCAGCAGATATGGATGATTTCGACTTTGATCCATTAGATCCTACAAAAGATTGGTTTGAAGATGTGATTCCACGTCAGTTTGTTGGAACAATGATCTTAAATAAAAACCCGGAAAACATATTTGCTGAAACAGAATCAGTTGGGTTTAATCCTGGTGTACTAGTTCCCGGTATGCTACCTTCGGAAGATAAGTTGCTGCAAGGAAGACTATTCTCTTATTCAGATACACAAAGATATCGAATTGGAGCAAATTATATGCAGCTTCCTATTAATTGTCCTTTTGCGAAAGTAGCGAATGGTCAACGTGATGGTCATATGCCAATTGGTCAGCAAACCCATCAAATTAACTTTGAGCCAAATAGCTATTCAGATACGCCAAAAGAGGATACGAATTATGTAGAAGTGGCTCAGCCATTAAACGGTGTTTCTGAGCGTAAGAAAATTGAAAAAACGAATGATTTTGGTCATGCAGGAGAAGTTTGGAATAGATATAGTAAAGCAGAGCAGGATGCTGTTATTAAAAATATTAGCGCTGATATGGCAGATGTAGATGAAAAAATTAAGCTTCGTGCAGTTTGTAACTTCTATCGTGCTGACGCAAATTT